The following coding sequences lie in one Melopsittacus undulatus isolate bMelUnd1 chromosome 9, bMelUnd1.mat.Z, whole genome shotgun sequence genomic window:
- the SCAMP2 gene encoding secretory carrier-associated membrane protein 2 — translation MSGFDTNPFADPVDINPFQDPSVTQLTNTSQSGLDEFNPFSESSQLTNAARTTPATQPSGHSQPAVLQTSVEPTPQAVAAAAQAGLLQQQAELERKAAELEKKERELQSHAASIDPRQNNWPPLPKKCPIKPCFYQDFSADIPADYQRICKMLYYLWMLHSITLLLNLLACLAWFTVQTDRGVDFGLSILWFILFTPCAFLCWYRPIYKAFRSDSSFSFFVFFFVFFCQTAIYVIQAVGIPGWGDSGWIAALSELHGNLAVAIIMMVVAGFFTLCAALSLFLLKQVHSLYRRTGASFQRAQEEFSQGILTNRSFQTAAAGAASSAAHSAFRGN, via the exons GACCCCTCGGTGACCCAGCTCACAAACACCAGCCAAAGTGGCTTGGATGAATTCAACCCCTTTTCTGAGAGCTCCCAGCTG ACCAATGCAGCCCGGACAACACCAGCCACACAGCCCTCGGGCCACTCACAGCCTGCGGTTCTGCAGACGTCCGTGGAGCCCACTCCCCAG GCTGTGgcggcagcagcacaggctgggctcctccagcagcaggcagaattagagaggaaggcagctgagctggagaagaaggaaagggaattgCAGAGTCACGCAGCCAGCATTGATC cGAGGCAGAACAACTGGCCACCTCTTCCCAAGAAGTGTCCCATCAAGCCGTGCTTTTACCAGGACTTTTCTGCAGACATCCCAGCTGACTACCAGCGGATATGCAAGATGCTCTATTACTTGTGGATGT TGCATTCGATCACCCTGCTCCTCAACCTGCTTGCTTGCCTGGCGTGGTTCACAGTGCAGACGGACAGAGGAGTAGACTTCGGTCTCTCCATcctgtggtttattttattcacCCCTTGTGCCTTTCTCTGTTGGTACCGACCGATTTACAAGGCTTTCAG GTCTGACAGCTCCTTCAGCTTCTTCGTCTTCTTTTTCGTCTTCTTCTGCCAAACAGCAATCTACGTCATCCAGGCTGTTGGCATTCCAGGCTGGGGAGACAG TGGGTGGATCGCGGCGCTGTCGGAGCTGCATGGGAACCTGGCCGTGGCCATCATCATGATGGTGGTGGCCGGATTCTTCACTCTCTGCGCAgctctctccctcttcctcctcaagCAG GTGCACTCCCTGTACCGACGCACGGGAGCCAGCTTCCAAAGGGCGCAGGAAGAGTTCTCCCAAGGCATCCTCACCAACAGGAGCTTCCAGACGGCCGCTGCTGGGGCAGCCTCCTCAGCAGCACACAGTGCGTTCCGAGGAAACTAG